From Vitis vinifera cultivar Pinot Noir 40024 chromosome 3, ASM3070453v1, the proteins below share one genomic window:
- the LOC104878839 gene encoding probable E3 ubiquitin-protein ligase ZFP1 — translation MPTMFSAPENSSHFDAPHLPQHYDGSAMFYGIRLHHPLPSLDIAVAPRSNIYDPYSTPSSGYRGFPVSMNHGPSGQLPSSSNHGVIGVSTYERKNAQGILGNFQYFNGFASSSSSAPPFNTWHLESGIPVMDSASLAFAQPQYRGNNAPSIMEVGSHRSVRNRSGGVGQDSVLAHNHYHLVQGNYIGHPFQPSGNPWVDQQSGNNGSGGGTLAWNHGPALPYLHGSNISGGSREARNVGIQGYHDTSSARSSTDYLQPPVLHRHHNLHYPPPQPMQGARRHFLPQVVASSYRLATISSRSPVPPQVGVEAGHRHPGPVPPTWIRIDRSHRGGVAPEATSRHGNLPYLRTLPEEEVAILDLSASYQVGEVSTGLSEESITNCLKTRTYISSTCLNLEEGASMDQEKDSCIICQEEYENEEKIGFLDCGHEYHADCLKKWVLVKNVCPLCRAPAMTPKKKDV, via the coding sequence ATGCCCACCATGTTTTCAGCTCCAGAGAATTCAAGTCATTTTGATGCGCCTCATTTACCTCAGCATTATGATGGCTCTGCTATGTTCTATGGGATTCGCCTTCATCATCCACTCCCCAGTCTTGATATAGCTGTTGCTCCTCGATCCAACATTTATGATCCTTACTCGACCCCTTCATCTGGATACAGAGGGTTCCCTGTTTCTATGAATCATGGACCATCTGGTCAGTTGCCATCTTCCAGCAATCACGGAGTCATTGGAGTTTCTACATATGAACGAAAGAATGCTCAAGGCATCCTGGGGAATTTTCAGTATTTTAATGGCTTTGCAAGCTCTAGTTCTTCGGCTCCCCCTTTCAATACATGGCATCTTGAATCCGGGATTCCCGTGATGGATTCTGCATCTTTGGCCTTTGCCCAGCCGCAGTACAGAGGGAATAATGCTCCTTCAATCATGGAAGTAGGATCTCACAGAAGTGTGAGGAACAGATCAGGGGGTGTTGGGCAGGATTCTGTTCTGGCACATAATCATTACCATTTGGTGCAAGGAAACTATATTGGCCATCCTTTTCAGCCTTCTGGCAATCCCTGGGTTGACCAACAATCAGGCAATAATGGTAGTGGTGGGGGAACTTTGGCCTGGAATCATGGACCTGCTTTACCTTATTTGCATGGGAGCAATATCAGTGGAGGTTCTAGAGAGGCTCGGAATGTGGGTATACAGGGATACCATGATACATCTAGTGCCAGAAGTTCCACAGATTACCTTCAACCTCCTGTCCTTCACCGGCACCATAATCTTCATTATCCACCACCACAACCTATGCAAGGAGCAAGAAGACATTTCCTCCCTCAAGTGGTGGCATCTTCGTATAGACTTGCCACGATTAGTTCACGTAGTCCTGTGCCTCCTCAGGTTGGTGTCGAGGCAGGGCACAGGCATCCAGGACCTGTTCCACCTACTTGGATCAGGATAGATCGATCTCATCGAGGGGGAGTCGCACCTGAGGCAACATCGAGACATGGTAATCTGCCTTACTTGAGAAcgctcccagaagaagaagttgCCATACTAGATCTTTCAGCATCTTATCAAGTAGGGGAAGTAAGCACAGGGCTTTCAGAGGAATCCATTACAAATTGTCTAAAAACTAGAACTTATATATCTTCAACTTGTCTGAATCTGGAAGAGGGTGCAAGTATGGATCAGGAAAAGGATTCTTGCATTATATGCCAGGAGGAGTATGAGAATGAAGAGAAGATTGGATTTCTTGATTGTGGGCATGAGTACCATGCAGATTGCTTGAAGAAGTGGGTGCTGGTGAAGAATGTGTGCCCCCTCTGCAGAGCCCCAGCAATGAccccaaaaaagaaggatgtATAG
- the LOC104878838 gene encoding uncharacterized protein LOC104878838: protein MEGRSQIYCYLYEGGELEYRVGRQVNYKGGRVKGIDIYHGMSFDEFLDRACEKLKINREGKIFYYIVKYDPNILLDLDDDEDVKDMVLHNNEFTCVYIVHSAREEGVQREIVDGENAKCCIGGDAVSSSASCEVLCNTKQPRGFASRCMEWEVNPTFKVFKEESCTCKVWQMSGLPCDHACAVARKMMQGAYEYVEPCYKLSTQELIYPGSFHSLPMHNMPKLDIDGIVRDDEDDSYPPLEPRKVKCPLGRSQQRHTESKFRQKRSIHCSRCNGIGHNRATCTNPLA from the exons ATGGAAGGTAGGAGCCAAATTTATTGCTACCTTTATGAAGGGGGTGAACTTGAATACAGGGTTGGTAGGCAAGTGAACTACAAAGGTGGGCGAGTCAAAGGAATCGACATTTACCATGGAATGTCATTTGATGAATTCCTTGATAGGGCATGTGAGAAGTTGAAAATTAACAGAGAAGGGAAAATTTTTTACTACATTGTGAAATATGATCCCAATATCCTTCTAGATttggatgatgatgaagatgtgAAAGATATGGTCTTGCATAACAATGAATTTACATGTGTATACATAGTGCATTCAGCTAGAGAAGAAGGGGTTCAAAGAGAGATAGTAGATGGAGAGAATGCAAAATG TTGTATTGGTGGAGATGCTGTTAGTTCCTCTGCATCGTGTGAAGTATTATGCAATACAAAGCAACCAAGAGGTTTTGCATCTAGATGTATGGAATGGGAAGTGAATCCTACATTTAAGGTTTTCAAAGAGGAGTCTTGTACTTGCAAGGTGTGGCAAATGTCTGGATTGCCATGTGATCATGCCTGTGCAGTTGCTCGCAAGATGATGCAAGGGGCATATGAGTATGTTGAGCCATGTTACAAGTTGTCCACTCAGGAATTGATCTATCCAGGCTCATTTCATTCCTTACCCATGCACAACATGCCTAAACTTGATATTGATGGTATTGTAcgtgatgatgaagatgattcATATCCTCCTTTGGAACCCCGTAAGGTAAAATGTCCACTTGGAAGATCTCAACAACGACATACTGAGTCTAAATTCAGGCAAAAGAGATCTATTCATTGTTCTCGGTGTAATGGGATAGGCCACAATAGGGCTACATGCACTAATCCTTTGGCTTAA
- the LOC100249795 gene encoding basic form of pathogenesis-related protein 1, which translates to MAIHKFLLAIYILGSALAHFSLAQSSPQDYVDAHNAARAQVGVQPITWNETVAAYARRYASSRVAARCSMENSGGPYGENLAKVYGTSVSGSDAVEFWVTEKPNYDYNSNSCVGGECLHYTQIVWGDSLYLGCASVHCKNGWWFITCNYHPPGNMEGQRPY; encoded by the coding sequence ATGGCAATTCACAAGTTTCTCTTAGCCATTTACATCTTAGGTTCAGCCCTGGCTCATTTCTCACTAGCTCAGAGCTCCCCCCAAGACTATGTGGACGCCCACAATGCTGCACGGGCACAGGTAGGAGTGCAGCCCATCACATGGAATGAGACAGTCGCAGCCTACGCCAGGAGATATGCTAGTAGCCGGGTTGCTGCACGTTGCAGCATGGAGAATTCAGGAGGGCCGTACGGAGAGAACCTTGCTAAAGTGTATGGTACTTCAGTGTCAGGTTCAGATGCAGTCGAGTTTTGGGTAACTGAGAAGCCAAACTATGACTACAACTCCAACTCATGTGTTGGTGGAGAGTGCCTGCATTATACCCAGATTGTTTGGGGTGACTCACTTTATCTTGGGTGTGCTAGCGTTCATTGCAAAAATGGATGGTGGTTCATCACCTGTAACTATCATCCTCCTGGAAATATGGAGGGGCAGCGTCCTTATTAG